From the genome of Actinacidiphila yeochonensis CN732, one region includes:
- a CDS encoding vWA domain-containing protein, whose protein sequence is MTAPTPVPAPAPTPAPPKAATGPKPSKPSPTPARPGTSGASRASGTSGLSAPSGRLDLDKLYTARLHAARVRPYLATALYALHTVESPQVPTMAVDRHWRCYVSPSFVDRTPVEELAGVWVHEVSHLLRDHHGRGDRFAREEGVDGPAERLRMNIAADCEINDDVYGDGLTAPAGAVRPERLRLPTGLLMEEYLRQFRLQPVTLDLAWLDCGSGSDGLDRAWESGPDGAHGLTAQERDAVRFRVARGINGAPGTAPKGWERWAEEVFHPPQPWRALLGGALRAAAGASGAGEDYGYGRPSRRSAAVPGAVLPSLRRRPPHVSVIVDTSGSVSDEELGTALLEIAAITRAVGGRRDLVTVVSCDASAQAVHPLCRAQGIPLVGGGGTDLRQGFAAALRTRPRPDVVVVLTDGQTPWPSASPPCRTVVGLFPRSPSVGSRYQRPQPPGWARVVRLGGG, encoded by the coding sequence ATGACGGCCCCGACTCCGGTGCCGGCACCGGCCCCGACACCAGCACCGCCGAAGGCAGCGACGGGGCCGAAGCCGTCGAAGCCGTCACCGACGCCCGCACGGCCCGGGACGTCCGGGGCGTCCAGGGCGTCCGGAACATCCGGGCTGTCCGCACCGTCCGGGAGACTCGACCTCGACAAGCTGTACACCGCCCGGCTGCACGCCGCCCGGGTTCGGCCCTACCTGGCGACCGCGCTCTACGCGCTGCACACCGTGGAGTCGCCGCAGGTGCCCACGATGGCAGTGGACCGGCACTGGCGCTGCTACGTCTCACCGTCGTTCGTCGACCGCACGCCCGTGGAGGAACTGGCCGGGGTGTGGGTGCACGAGGTGTCGCACCTGCTGCGCGACCACCACGGCCGCGGCGACCGGTTCGCCCGGGAGGAGGGGGTGGACGGTCCGGCGGAGCGGCTGCGGATGAACATCGCGGCGGACTGCGAGATCAACGACGACGTCTACGGCGACGGGCTGACCGCACCCGCGGGCGCTGTCCGGCCCGAGCGGCTGCGACTGCCCACCGGCCTGCTGATGGAGGAGTACCTGCGGCAGTTCCGGCTCCAGCCGGTCACGCTGGACCTGGCCTGGCTGGACTGCGGCAGCGGCTCCGACGGGCTGGACCGTGCGTGGGAGTCGGGGCCGGACGGCGCCCACGGGCTGACCGCGCAGGAACGGGACGCGGTCCGCTTCCGGGTGGCGCGCGGGATCAACGGCGCCCCCGGCACCGCGCCGAAGGGATGGGAGCGGTGGGCGGAGGAGGTCTTCCACCCGCCGCAGCCGTGGCGGGCGCTGCTGGGAGGGGCGCTGCGGGCGGCGGCCGGCGCGTCGGGCGCGGGCGAGGACTACGGCTACGGCCGCCCCTCCCGGCGTTCCGCCGCGGTGCCCGGTGCGGTGCTGCCCAGCCTGCGGCGGCGCCCGCCGCACGTGTCGGTGATCGTGGACACCTCGGGCTCGGTGAGCGACGAGGAGCTCGGCACGGCGCTGCTGGAGATCGCCGCGATCACCCGCGCGGTGGGCGGCCGGCGCGACCTCGTCACGGTGGTGTCGTGCGACGCGTCCGCCCAGGCGGTGCACCCGCTGTGCCGGGCGCAGGGCATCCCGCTGGTCGGAGGCGGCGGCACCGACCTGCGCCAGGGGTTCGCCGCCGCGCTGCGTACCCGCCCCCGGCCGGACGTCGTCGTGGTGCTGACCGACGGCCAGACGCCCTGGCCGTCCGCGAGCCCGCCGTGTCGCACCGTCGTGGGCCTCTTTCCGCGTTCCCCGTCCGTCGGCTCCCGGTACCAGAGGCCGCAGCCGCCGGGCTGGGCCCGCGTGGTCCGCCTGGGCGGCGGGTGA
- a CDS encoding Fic family protein — MLYATPSLTPADERVLAEITAMHSELSHAVRQAPAKWTQDLRRSLTASAIAASNTIEGFQVDVRDVADLMDGERESINASEADKAETLAYQQMMTYIQSLYDVEDFSYSKGLLNALHWMLQGHHHTRQRPAGQWRRKAIFISAAGDPLSTEYEGPREDRLPALTGELVDWLNEGDLDSNPLVRAAMAHLNLVKIHPWVDGNGRMSRSLQTLVIARQRALAPEFSSIEEWLGMPGNTWDYYKVLREVGGPVYSPERDTGPWISFNLRAHHEQAQRVRHRVRRSTDIWLLLDQHAASRGVSERQVAALHEVAVAGRVRRSRYEKSEGLNSQQATRDMQALVRAGILTAVGQTKGRHYVAGDHFPQDVLDVAQRRHVIHNPYDSQPPARGF; from the coding sequence ATGCTCTACGCGACGCCGTCTCTCACCCCTGCCGACGAGCGGGTCCTCGCGGAGATCACCGCCATGCACTCCGAGCTGAGCCACGCGGTGCGCCAGGCCCCGGCGAAGTGGACCCAAGACCTGCGCCGCTCCCTGACGGCCTCGGCCATCGCCGCGTCCAACACCATCGAAGGCTTCCAGGTCGATGTGCGGGACGTGGCCGACCTGATGGACGGCGAGCGGGAGAGCATCAACGCCAGCGAGGCCGACAAGGCGGAGACCCTCGCCTACCAGCAGATGATGACGTACATCCAGTCGCTCTACGACGTGGAGGATTTCTCCTACAGCAAGGGGCTGCTCAACGCTCTGCACTGGATGCTGCAAGGCCACCACCACACCCGCCAGAGGCCGGCCGGCCAGTGGCGTCGCAAAGCGATTTTCATCAGCGCCGCGGGCGATCCGCTCAGCACGGAGTACGAGGGCCCTCGCGAGGATCGGCTGCCGGCTCTCACCGGTGAACTGGTCGACTGGCTCAACGAGGGCGACCTCGACTCGAACCCATTGGTCCGTGCCGCCATGGCCCATCTCAACCTGGTGAAGATCCACCCGTGGGTCGACGGCAACGGCCGCATGTCGCGCAGCCTGCAAACGCTGGTCATCGCCCGGCAGCGCGCGCTGGCGCCGGAGTTCTCCTCCATCGAGGAGTGGCTCGGCATGCCCGGAAACACCTGGGACTACTACAAGGTGCTTCGCGAAGTCGGCGGCCCCGTCTACTCACCGGAACGCGACACAGGTCCGTGGATCTCCTTCAACCTGCGCGCCCATCACGAGCAGGCACAGCGTGTGCGGCACCGCGTGAGGCGTTCCACCGACATCTGGCTCCTGCTCGACCAGCACGCCGCAAGCCGCGGTGTCAGCGAGCGGCAGGTGGCGGCCCTGCATGAAGTGGCCGTGGCCGGGCGGGTGCGCCGCTCGCGCTACGAGAAGAGCGAAGGGCTCAACTCCCAGCAGGCCACCCGGGACATGCAGGCTCTCGTCAGGGCGGGCATCCTCACCGCCGTCGGTCAGACCAAGGGCCGTCACTACGTGGCCGGCGACCACTTCCCCCAGGATGTCCTCGACGTCGCCCAGCGCCGTCACGTGATCCACAACCCCTACGACTCCCAGCCGCCCGCACGCGGCTTCTGA
- a CDS encoding SDR family oxidoreductase: protein MNTALTDTPTGSGASPVAAKSVLITGGTSGIGAATARLLLGRGHQVAVTGRDPGRLKAFLDEVGHEDRVLGLIADASDWDSTNTAVTSTVERFGSLDAAIANAGSASPDHFRAGSTGVVDDGDPELWAPMVLANVLGPALLAKATLPHLEQSRGRLVLVGSVAGTKNSPGNLYSATKWAVVGFAENLRMHATTRGIGVTVVNPGMIDTAFWYGQVPPVAMSPDAVAEAIGFALDQPAGVDLNTMTIRPIGQAA from the coding sequence ATGAACACCGCACTCACTGACACACCCACCGGCTCCGGCGCATCCCCGGTCGCCGCGAAGTCGGTCCTGATCACCGGCGGCACGAGCGGGATCGGCGCCGCGACCGCTCGGCTCCTGCTCGGGCGCGGCCACCAGGTCGCCGTCACCGGGCGCGACCCGGGCCGGCTCAAGGCGTTCCTCGACGAGGTCGGCCACGAGGACCGCGTCCTGGGCCTGATCGCGGACGCCTCCGACTGGGACTCCACGAACACGGCGGTCACCAGCACCGTGGAGCGCTTCGGGTCGCTCGACGCGGCGATCGCGAACGCGGGCAGCGCGTCCCCCGATCACTTCCGGGCGGGCAGCACCGGCGTCGTCGACGACGGCGATCCGGAGCTGTGGGCGCCGATGGTCCTCGCCAACGTGCTCGGCCCGGCCCTGCTCGCCAAGGCGACCCTGCCCCACCTGGAGCAGTCCCGCGGCCGGCTGGTGCTCGTCGGCAGCGTGGCCGGAACCAAGAACAGCCCCGGCAACCTCTACTCCGCCACGAAGTGGGCAGTGGTCGGCTTCGCCGAGAACCTCCGCATGCACGCCACGACCCGCGGCATCGGAGTCACGGTCGTGAACCCGGGCATGATCGACACCGCGTTCTGGTACGGCCAGGTTCCCCCCGTCGCGATGAGCCCGGACGCGGTGGCCGAGGCGATCGGCTTCGCGCTCGACCAGCCGGCGGGCGTCGACCTCAACACGATGACGATCCGTCCGATCGGCCAGGCCGCCTGA
- a CDS encoding helix-turn-helix transcriptional regulator, with the protein MSNTRYSELGGFLRSRRERIRPEEVGLASGPRRRVPGLRRDEVAVLAGASVEYYTELERGAGSQPSEQMLAALARALRLSHDERDHLYRLANRPIPHQGGTASHVHPAMLDLLNRIDGTPAMVSTDLHTVLVQNPLAIALLGDLSTHQGRAASFVYRWFTDPASRQNYPPEDLAPQSRSFVADLRAAVGRRGPGDAEATRLVDELLRRSPEFQALWPDQDVEVRRDERKRIDHPTVGMIDLNCLSLFSEDGRQRLLWFTPRAGTDTAEKLALLTVVGTQAMPTEAVR; encoded by the coding sequence ATGTCGAACACGAGGTACTCCGAACTCGGCGGCTTCCTGCGTTCGCGACGCGAGCGGATCCGCCCCGAAGAGGTCGGGCTCGCGTCCGGCCCGCGGCGCCGCGTCCCCGGTCTGCGCCGCGACGAGGTCGCCGTTCTGGCCGGCGCCTCGGTGGAGTACTACACCGAGCTTGAGCGCGGTGCCGGCTCGCAGCCCTCCGAGCAGATGCTCGCCGCGCTCGCCCGCGCCCTGCGCCTCAGCCACGACGAACGCGACCATCTGTACCGGTTGGCGAACCGCCCGATCCCGCACCAGGGCGGGACGGCGTCCCACGTCCACCCCGCGATGCTCGACCTGCTGAACCGCATCGACGGGACCCCGGCGATGGTGAGCACCGACCTGCACACCGTTCTGGTGCAGAATCCGCTCGCCATCGCGCTGCTCGGCGACCTGTCCACCCACCAGGGCCGCGCGGCGAGCTTCGTCTACCGGTGGTTCACCGACCCGGCCTCGCGGCAGAACTACCCGCCGGAGGACCTCGCCCCGCAGTCGCGCTCGTTCGTCGCCGACCTGCGCGCGGCAGTCGGGCGACGCGGCCCGGGCGACGCCGAGGCGACCAGGCTGGTGGACGAGCTGCTGCGGCGGTCGCCGGAGTTCCAGGCGCTCTGGCCCGACCAGGACGTGGAGGTGCGCAGAGACGAGCGCAAGCGGATCGACCACCCCACCGTCGGCATGATCGACCTCAACTGCCTCAGCCTCTTCAGCGAGGACGGCCGCCAGCGGTTGCTCTGGTTCACCCCGCGCGCCGGGACCGACACCGCCGAGAAGCTCGCGCTGCTGACGGTCGTGGGCACCCAGGCGATGCCAACCGAAGCAGTCCGATGA
- a CDS encoding YceI family protein, translating to MSTQVSIPGYAAGTWAIDAARSDVSFRARLLGFARVRGTFPEVEGTISLAEDPLDSSVAAVVRTASVTTANKRRDDHLRHDDFLNAEQYPTMSFASTAVRPEGDDFLVDGDLTIRATTKPVTLRLKPTGFAPGADGRQAATFSATTEIVCTDFGVTRGKSAFAVGDKVEIVLTVEAGQQA from the coding sequence ATGTCCACGCAGGTCAGCATTCCGGGTTATGCCGCCGGCACCTGGGCGATCGACGCCGCCCGTTCCGACGTCTCCTTCCGGGCCCGCCTCCTCGGCTTCGCCAGGGTCCGCGGCACCTTCCCCGAGGTCGAGGGCACGATCTCGCTGGCGGAGGACCCGCTCGACTCGTCGGTCGCCGCCGTCGTCCGGACCGCGTCGGTGACGACCGCCAACAAGCGCCGGGACGACCACCTCCGCCACGACGACTTCCTCAACGCCGAGCAGTACCCGACGATGTCCTTCGCCTCCACCGCGGTGCGGCCCGAGGGCGACGACTTCCTCGTCGACGGCGACCTCACCATCCGCGCCACCACCAAGCCGGTGACGCTGCGCCTGAAGCCCACGGGCTTCGCCCCGGGCGCCGACGGCAGGCAGGCGGCGACGTTCTCCGCCACCACCGAGATCGTCTGCACCGACTTCGGCGTGACGCGCGGCAAGTCGGCGTTCGCGGTCGGCGACAAGGTCGAGATCGTCCTCACCGTCGAGGCCGGCCAGCAGGCTTGA